Genomic segment of Hydractinia symbiolongicarpus strain clone_291-10 chromosome 5, HSymV2.1, whole genome shotgun sequence:
GTAAACTTAGCTGAAACTAGTCCGACAAAGAAAGCAGTAAACAAATATGGACATAATGACAAAACGAAGAACACACAAAGTAAAAATCAAAGTCAGAACGTTACAAAGAAACCTTATGTATCACCCTATCGTCAGATACCTAAAAGTAAAAAGAGAGTCACTCCGCCCGAACATGCAAAACAACTTAGGGAAGCCCAGAATGATCTTCACCCAAGACCAGATGAATTAGTCGGGTTAGAAGCTATGCTGGAAAAAGGAGTAAAAATAGGTCCTGAACTAAGTATGGACAAAAATAATGAAGAATCTATGAGGAAAGGAAAAAATGTGTCCTCCTCTAGGTACGGATCTGGAATACAACGATCTCCTTCGGCACCTAATGCTCCAGAAGATCTTTCTAGTAACGTTGATATGTCTGAATCTAAAGATAGGTATGTCAGAATGAAATCAGAAGACGCTGAGGTTTTAAGATCACAATGTAAGCCTAAAAATGATGCCAAAGGATTTAGCAGCAGTTGGAATGGACCTCGTGATTACGGTTACATGGAATCACGAGGACGTGTTTTGCCATACGTCGGACACATTGAACGAATCGATCATGATAAAAGTGTTTCATTGGAAGATATAGATAGGATTCAGAATAAGTACTCAAGTAGTTTCGAGAAAAAACCAGCAGGTATTTCACCAGTTCATTCAAACAGTTTTGACTTCGTTTTGGTCCCACCATACGCGACAGAAACAGTCACACTTCATGGAGGAAACGAAGATGTAACACTGGAAGTAGTGCTGGATGAAATAAAGACAAAGCAACCAACGCAGGATAAGAAAGAAAATCAGCACATCGTAATAAAAGACGAAACTAATTCTGAAACTGGGATACATACTGCTGACGCAATAACTGAAGCTACGAAGTCtggaaatgaaaataaaacacagaaaaaacaaacagatcTCCCGCTAAAAAAAACTGAACGTGATATATATGAAAATCAAACAGGTAGTGATAAAAATGAAGACGAAGGAGGCAATAAAAATTGCAGAGTTATAACAGAATCGCTGACTCTCCCCCCTGTACCTACTGAAAGCACGAAGGTGCCTGAAGGAACGTTAAAGCTGCCATTACCACCAGCTAAAACAGAAAGCAAAAAGGACGACACAAAAACCGATAGAAATTTAAACATCAACAAACCGAGTTTAGGTGGTTTCGTAAATGGAGGATTCTCAGTAGAGACAACAATACCAAGCAGGGAGAAAATCATCGTGCCGGTCAATTACTTTCCTTTGACACGATCACCACCAACGACTAAAAAACAGAACCAAACACGGCAAACAAGCGATGACGTCACATCTAGGGCAAGAAGTGCCTCACCACAGAAACGCTCttacaaaacagaaaaagaaaaacggaGTCGCAGTTTATCTCCTATTCAATTTAAAACGCCAGATGAAACAAGCCAGAAAACAGATTCGTCTAAACAAAAACCTCCCAAGATTTCTAACAATAACACTCAAAAATCTAAAATTCCCTTACGAAGTCCTCGCGATGCAACccaaaaagcaaataaaatcGCACAAACAACAACGACCTCATCAACTACCAAGATAAAGAGTCCACGTTCAACGCAGGGTGAAGTAAAAACACAAATTGATACTGGCGGCGATCACAATTTATCTACATCGTTAGATCATTCAACGTACGACGAAAGAGTCGTGATTGGCGGTGGGCTTATATTTAATTCTCCAAAAAAATCCCTGAAACGAACGATAGTAGCAAGAGAAAGGAAGTCCAAAGTTCGTGCTACTTCCTCTTCCAAAataagagaaaaagagaaaccaCCTCGATCAAGATCAAAAATTATAGATCCAACCTATACCTTAAAATCAAGTTACAAACAGCCaaataataagaaacaaaaagatGAAGTTGACGAATTAATTGAATTAGCATTGAAAGAGGAAATAAAACGAAGCAAAATGGATGGAACAGAACCTTACAAGGAACCAACAACTTCGTGTGGATTCGCTGGATCCATTCCACGTATTGTTGCATATGATGTTCCGTGTAGCCCTATCAAAGAAAGGAGAACTGATGAAAAAAAGAGCAGCACCATACCTTACCAAACAGAGAGAAATACACAACAAACACAAAGTATAACTTCATCGAAACAAACGTTCGATTTTGTTGGTGTTACACCTTCGTATGAAAATAAAGTCAATCTAACAAGGTTTGAAAAGAAACAGAAAGAAGAATTAATGTCAGGTAGACAAGAAGGAAAACCAATGTTCGAAGAGAATTATATTCATCAagcacaagaaaaacaaaatagacaACAAGGTGTCGTTATTATGAGGAAACCGCCTAAGTCAGATGTTCGTCCTCTCCGttccaaatttaaaaacaacagtcAGTTAGATACAAACAACAAAACTGAGATTCTAGCTACAAAGATTCCACAATGGTACAAACAAACAACACCTGCGGGTGAGGGTGTAAACCACTTAAAAGTTCGGTCACGTGACGACAGTTTTGATAGTTTTGAGCATCATGAGAAGTTACTGGGAATTGTGGACGAGCATGGGAAATTAAAACGTAAACGAGGCTTGCTAGAAAGTATACTTGGTGAAGATGAATACGAAGAACTACAAATAAGAAAATCTAGAGTACAAAGAAGAAGATATAAAAGGTTTTTAGAGGATTTAGAAACAGTCAAACATGGACGACCTGCAAGTTGTCCCGGTGCTATTGGACCAAGAGAAGGCTGGTTTGAAATTTCTGACCAGATGTACGGAGACATCAACAGTAGTGAGACAGGGACAGAATACACAAGTGATGACGAACACTACGCACGGTAAGAGTAAGTAACCACACTACACACCAATCATATTTCACATTAACTTGTTTCCAGACCTTTGTAAAGAAGCCAAGTGTGGCTCCGTTTTTTTTGTGAACAGCCttgaaaaatattcttaaagaggGTCGAGCTCAAATCACCAAGTTTTTTCAAGACGTCAATAAAAACTAAGCAGGCGAAGGTCGCCGTGTTAGTCAAGTAAACATGAAACACAACAAtacaatttttaactttttatacttTGTAACAAAATGTGTCACTCTCTTTAGAATACAACTGACTGagccacaacaaaaaaatactgATGACACAAAGTTACACAGAACAACTCCTTATCATTCTATCCCGCCCAAAGGAACACATGTCGATTTCCCGCTAGGAGGGTTTGGTTACGAAGAAGAAATATTGGAAACGTATCAATTTATAGAAGAAAGAGAGCGAAAAAGatagtttaatattttttatacataaaccAACAAGTGTTTCTCTCTCAAAATTACTCAGACACGACGCATTATACAGAAAGCTGTTCATTCGCATGAAAAATCATTTTCAATAGACATTGTAGTATAAAAAACTGTacatagttaaaaaaatttgtaaaaagaatttctttttcCTAATAAAATTACATTAGTTAATTAGAAATCTGTCATGTCTTAAATTTCTTGCTTACGCAACACTAGCCTGTCTTACGTAAAACTAGCTTCAAACAagtgtttttcgttttttcttctttttaacagGTTCGTTGCGTGTTGTGTcttccgttatcgagcgcttaCCGTGGCTGGACagcctaaaaaaatatttgaaatcatttctaaaaaaacttataaaaacagGCCGTTTCTAAAATTTCACTTTCAGCATGAGGGTCAATTTGAAAGGGAAGAAATCTTTATATTAAAGAACTAATTCCTGTTTAAAGCACATAGAGGTACACTGAATTTATGCGTTAATTCCAGGATGCTTATTTGAAAGGGGGCGTGTATGGAATTGTAGGTAACTTTACTATACTATTTTTTAGAGAGGCGTTGCTTTTTGATTGAGGGTAGTTGGATCGGCTACTTGCCGTGGACTCATAACAGCAGCCAAAAGAAGTCAATATGCAATCTCCTTCCTAAAAATGTCACGTGTTTCCAACGCTAGTTTGTGAGGCCAAGGACTCACTAAGCATAGGAAACGAATTAACTGATATAATTAAATGTTAGGTAGTATATTTACCTAgattccatttttttttgtgggCAGTCTCTTCTTTTGTGGTTAAGATCGCCACATATATGACAACCAATCTTTTCTCTATATAACAATGAATTAGATTTGAAGCGTATACGCATGTGACAGGGAACGGttacaaaacaagaaaacaataaGATCACCCTTCTTTTCACGTAAAAAATGATTGAAAGTACCTTCCACATTCATGGTTTGCAGGTTCACAGCTTCCGCAAGTATCACAGTGAACTCGACCTATAAAACAACAAGATATTTCAGTTACTCGTATAACTTTCTGATCAGAAGATTTCACCTACATTCTTCTTaccgaaacaaaaaaacaaactactTCTGCATTTCTTATTTTACCTTGATTTTTATGAGAACAGTGAATTTTGTATCAATACATTTCAttctacaacaacaaaaatccaTGTCACAAGAGAAGCATATCGCCATTGACAAACTTAGAAGGAAAAGAAGCCAGTTTTTTTAGCCAAATTTTGAGCAAAACAACATGTCTGTCATTAACATGCTTCTTTGTTTATTTCGTTGACTGCGCCAATTTTTTCGCCAATAGGCGCCCTAATATATAGCAAGGCAACAACGAAATCTGGTACATTCGCTTCTTAAATTGGAGGTATACATTACATCTTTTCGGTATTACACGAGTTCTTAAATTATACAAGTCGAAGACTATGATTAATCTCGAAACATTTCTTTTTACCACTCACCAGGTTTCACGCATTTCTTGCAAGTTTTACAATGTACATATGTACGCCCGTCCTATAAAAGGATAAAATAGACGTATAAGAGGATACTATGAACAGAGTTTATTGGAAGAAAGAAAGATGCGGAAGACATTTACCTTGGACGTGCACAGTTTGCAAATTTTACAATGTCTATTTCCTTTATAAACATATCGTTGACATAATTTGCAAAACCtagattgaaaaagaaaaagaaataaaagttttttaaaagaacaaacGTTATAGGAATAGATATTGAAGCGCGATGAAAACCAAACAATCTATGCAACAAAACAACGCACCGGTATCCTTCTTGTGGGAGCGCAACGCGATCTGCAGGGATGTTGGTGAATACTCGTACTGGCGATCCACGAGGGTTTTTTGAGTTGTTAGTGTAATGTGGATGGTTAGAGTAGGATAcctatacaaaagaaagaacaaaatttgttatatattttttaaaagttttgttctGCTCACCAAATACAATCTAAGTGAGATACAGCGGCTTGCCAAACAAAGcatcaagattaaaaaaaattgaataaacacGAGACGAACTTATTATCTTACCTTATAGTCGAGCATGGTGAAGTCTCCTATATTCTTGTTTACATGCGATTCAAGAAAGTAGGGAAAGACTAGAATAGTTGGTAACACTTCTTCACTCCCTGCTTTTAAATAAGATACAAAACACTCAAATAGTTAGACTGTACTCGAAGTTAGTCAAAAGCAAACGAAGTAGAAAATCACAGACACAAAAGGTTACACAAGCACTTAAAGTCATTTTCGTATAATAATCATAAAAAGTAAGTACGTTATATTACGCGACAATCTTGCAATAAAGTCAGGTGTTTTCTATTAGGACCAAAAAGCGAGAACACGAGCAAATTCATTAAGGTAAATTCTTCATGCAAATAATTGTTCAAGAATTTATTAGATTAATTTCAGGATATATTTCAATTCAACATGAATCATCagctaaaataaattaaaaacagattAAAACCTATCCGAAAGGTTGTCTCAGGTGGTATACTATATTGTTTGTCCAAGTTGCGAAGCTTGCTATGTAGGCCAGACTGACCGACAGATCACCCGACCCAAAAACACTCGAATCCGACAAAAACCGATGGTGCCCCTTTTTATGGAATGTGATATTAAACTAAAAATGGAACACGTGTCTATTATCAGTACAGCAAGAACAATAACACAATTATTAATTATGGAAGTCCTAGCGATCAAGCCAATAAAACCTGAACTGAATACCAAAGATGAATACAGTAGGCGCATAGTGACCATTAAATTATAAATGCGctttaacaaaatttcaattttatccGTAGAAAACTTATTGTAGTAGACTTTAATACAAAGATTTGATGTGGACACTGTAtctctttttatttcattttagctGATGATGGTTCacgttaaaatgaaatatttttaaacgatTATTTGtatgaacaaattcttttttcttatataCCTTCTGTCTTTTGTTGTGTTTATTTAGAAATAAGAAAAGTAATTTGACATATTAAAATGACCTTTAAAATATTTGCAGTTAATCATTCTGCTTACCCATTTTCCACAATGATTTTAAAGTCTTTGCCAGAATATTTACAAGGCCACCAAACGGAGGGTCAACAATGATCAATGTTTCTATCGGACTTTTCTGCGACAAAAACCCTTTACACTTTTCCACACCATTCTTTTCAAAGAAGAAATTGTTGAACATGTTATACTGGAGAAAGGAATTGGATGAATAGAATTGATGCTAAAacgaaagaaaaataacaaacaaaaactatGGATTCATCGTTCacctaaaatatttaaaatactaaaataaTGACCTACAGATTTTCTCCCAAACAGCGCATGTATCACAACATTTTTCATACAAAGgattataaataaaagaacaaaTGAGAAACACTTGCGATTTCTACGCAATTTATGCACTTAGAACCCAATTCCCCTGATTTTCTAGCCttgtaaaagttttttcatttaaagTAATTGAACGCGAGGTGGAATTGAAAATTAAACTGAAAATTTTGTAACGGCATACCAATCTTTTGTCGATATCCAATAAAAATACGGAGATGTCTGATTTCAGCCGAAGCACCTCAAATAgcctaaacaaacaaaacaagcatAATTTTTGTCATaggcaataaaacaaaaataaaaaacaaaaagaatgaaaaaaaaaacctaCCTTGGAGTTCCAAtacaaagaatatttttatatccCAAG
This window contains:
- the LOC130644315 gene encoding rRNA N6-adenosine-methyltransferase ZCCHC4-like isoform X1, translating into MVKGLKMYRSFGVDALVDSETEQDSPLCEHGPTLLFERFTVGKGSRKYYACSACRDRKECDFFQWADEKLTKGKLLRQKEVKKILSKKRKSPDVIKENDEWCIQCESSVTIQNKDEHREHETKILSLSDVESPSHLLTAKENKKYNAQYFFDQETIKFLSTTISRLGYKNILCIGTPRLFEVLRLKSDISVFLLDIDKRLHQFYSSNSFLQYNMFNNFFFEKNGVEKCKGFLSQKSPIETLIIVDPPFGGLVNILAKTLKSLWKMAGSEEVLPTILVFPYFLESHVNKNIGDFTMLDYKVSYSNHPHYTNNSKNPRGSPVRVFTNIPADRVALPQEGYRFCKLCQRYVYKGNRHCKICKLCTSKDGRTYVHCKTCKKCVKPGRVHCDTCGSCEPANHECGREKIGCHICGDLNHKRRDCPQKKMESRLSSHGKRSITEDTTRNEPVKKKKKRKTLV
- the LOC130644315 gene encoding rRNA N6-adenosine-methyltransferase ZCCHC4-like isoform X2, translated to MVKGLKMYRSFGVDALVDSETEQDSPLCEHGPTLLFERFTVGKGSRKYYACSACRDRKECDFFQWADEKLTKGKLLRQKEVKKILSKKRKSPDVIKENDEWCIQCESSVTIQNKDEHREHETKILSLSDVESPSHLLTAKENKKYNAQYFFDQETIKFLSTTISRLGYKNILCIGTPRLFEVLRLKSDISVFLLDIDKRLHQFYSSNSFLQYNMFNNFFFEKNGVEKCKGFLSQKSPIETLIIVDPPFGGLVNILAKTLKSLWKMGSEEVLPTILVFPYFLESHVNKNIGDFTMLDYKVSYSNHPHYTNNSKNPRGSPVRVFTNIPADRVALPQEGYRFCKLCQRYVYKGNRHCKICKLCTSKDGRTYVHCKTCKKCVKPGRVHCDTCGSCEPANHECGREKIGCHICGDLNHKRRDCPQKKMESRLSSHGKRSITEDTTRNEPVKKKKKRKTLV